The nucleotide window GGACAGGCGTGGCCGGAACCGCTTTCCGCGGTAATGGAAATCAGGGCGCGCATGGTCACGCCGATCAGTTCCGCGGGATGCACGCCGATGAAGTCCGCCAGGGTGCGGTTCACGCGCAAAATGCGGTTGTGGTCATCGTGCACCACGATGAAATCGGTGATGGCGTCGAAGATCTCGGTCCACTGCTTGCTGGAGTTCTCCATGCGGGAGAACATCAGGGCGCTCTCCACCGCCACGGCGGCATGCCCGGCCAGCGCTTCCAAAAGTGACCGCTCCGCTGGCTGCAGCGGCCGTCCGCGCTCGGCCAGGCACAACATTCCGAGCAGTTCCCCCTTGGGTCCCGCCAGGCGTGCTACGGCCAGGTCGGTCCAGCCCAGCGAGGAAGCCACGGCCGGCGTGAGCAGTTCCGAAGCGGAGCCCGAGAGCACGGTCTGCGACCGGCTGGCGGCCAGGTCGGTGAGCACGGTGCCCAGGCGCCGTTGCAGGCTGCGGTCGGGGCTGTTCGCGGGATCGTGCAGGAAGGCGACGTCCAGGATCTTGCCTTGGGCCAGGGCCAGGGCTCCGGCGCGCGCACCTAACATCTCCGCCGAGCGCACCGTGAAGCTGCGGATGAAATCCGGCAGGCGGAGGGAGGAGTTGAGCTCGCGGGCCAGGCCCATCAGGCTCTCCACGCGTTGCCGGTGCTGCTCGGAAAGCCGCAGGTTGGCGGCCGAATCCAGCGCCATGGCCACCGGGGCCGCCAGCCCCGAGGCCCGCCGCACATCTTCCTCGGTGATGATGCCGCCGTCGTTCCGGTCGATGAGGGCGAACAGACCTTGGATCTCACCGTCGCTCCCCGCCAGCGGAATGAGCAGGTATTGCCGCACGGGAAAAGGAGCAGACGCGGCCAGCCCGCCGTCGGCTTGGTTGACGTCGTCACACCAGAAGGGCTCACGAGTAGCGAAGACGCGCTGCGCCAGCCGGGGACGCAGTTCGACATGCACCTCGCGTCCCTTACCTTCTTCGGCGACCCAGCGCACGTGGCAAGACTCTCCCTCGCGCAAGGCGACAAAGGCGCGGGCAAAGCCGAGCACGTCCGCAGCCCGTACCAGGAAACCCGCCAGGTTGCGTTCCGGTCCGCGCGCGGCGCCGAGTTCGGCGGCCATCTCCACCAGTTGCCGCAGCTCGTCGGACTGAGCGCTCACGGTGGCGCTCAACTCCGCGTTGGCGAGCGCCAGCGCGGAAGTGTTGGCCAGGGCGCTGATCAGGGATTTCTGGGTCGCATCAAAAGTTCCCCGCGAGCGGCTGAATACCAGCAAAGCGCCTTTGCTGCGCGGCGTGCGGAATGGGGCGGCCACCGCCTGTCCCGTGGGCAGCAAATCTTCCAGGCCGTTGCTGGAAGAGATGGATCCGGTCACCAGCTCGCCGCTATCACAGGCGCGCGCTACCAGGTCCTCTGCGCCTTGCCAGCCATGTTGCTCGAAGCCGGAGGCGATAGATTGGGCAAGCTGCTGGCTTTCTGCCGCCGAGGCCAGCGGGCGGAGGCGTTCACCCTCGCGCACCAGCAGGACCGCGAAGCGGGCACGACTCAGGTCGACCACCGCACCCACCAAAGCCCGCAGGGCGACGGAGATATCCAACCGTGAGTTGAGGATCTGGGCGCACTCGGCCAATACCTGGGCTCGGCGCAGCTCCTGGTCGTCAACCAGGGTCGGCACCTTGCCCTCGTCCTCTAAGCCAGCCGTGCCGGCACCCAGGGTCTTCCGGGGATTGCCCATAAGGTCAAGCGGATCAACGCCAAAGCCACGGTAATCCGCCATCTCAATTTGAGTCAAGCAAAACAGTGAAGGGGTGCCGATTCAGCAACAGTCGAAGCACGAGCCAGTTGGCCGGCGTGTCTCAGGCTGAGATGCCTCAGGTCGTAAGCAAGCCCGATTGAGACGCCAGAGACAGCGATTCCGAAGCTTGGGCTGATTGTCGCCTGCGCGAGTAACTGATTGACGAATTGAGCGTTATCCCACATCGGATGCCGGCGATCGGGGTCGGCCAAGAACTGGCATGGCCCGTGCATAGGTTGGTTCCGGCATTCAATCTTTAGGAGGGTTCCCTCGTGTCCATGAACATCCTCAAGCGCGCCGCCGCAATCGGGCTGATTGCCCTTGCCGGCGCAGCCACGCTCTGCGCCCAACCCACGGAAGACAGCGGTCGCAAGGTCAAGACCCGCGTTCAGCCCACCTACCCGGCCATCGCCAGGAAGATGAACGTGGCCGGGTCGGTGAAGGTCGAGGTCGTGGTCGCGCCCAGTGGCGAGATTAAGTCCACCAAAGTGATCGGGGGACACCCGCTGCTGGTCAATGCGGCCGTCGATGCCCTGAAGCAGTGGAAGTACGAAGCAGCCGGCGAAGAGACCACCACGATCGTCGAGTTCCGCTTCAACCCGACCAACCAGTAGGCCAAGCCCTCACGGAGGCGCAGTCATGAGTATCGGCAGGAAGATTTACCTGGGCTTCGGGGCGGTCCTCGGGATCGTCGTGTTGCTTCTGGTCGTGAATATTGCCGCGGTGCAGTGGGAACACTCGGCCCGGGCCTCCGCGGCGCGCGCGGTAGAAACCATGCGGCTGGCGGAGAGCATCCAGTTCCAGATGATGCAGAACCGCCTCTACCTGGCCAACTACCTGCAGAGCGGCGACACCCGCGAAGCTGAGTACACGCAAAGCGGCTACGCGCGCTTGAACGACTTGCTGAAGCAGGCCGAAGAAAAGGCCAATTCCGACCAGCAGCGCTCCGCTTTCACGCGCTTCCGCGACGCCGAGCGGGAATGGCTGGCGAGCTTTGCCAATCCCCTGATTGAAAAGCGCAAGGAAGTGGACGCCGGCAACATCACCGTAGCCGACCTGCAGGTCTTCTATCTGCAGCAGGACCCCGGGGAGTGGCTGCGCAAGTCCACCGAGCCGCTGGCGGAAGCCGGCCAGGCGGCAACCAAGTCGCTAGAGGAATCGGACAAGTCCAGCCGCACCGCGGCCACCTTCACCACCGTGGCCACCATCGTGGGAACGCTCCTGGCCCTGCTGTGCGGCCTGTGGATTGCGTACGTGACCACGCGCTCCATCGTGCAGCCGCTGCGGCAATTGATTGCCGCGGCACGTGAGATCGGCAACTCCGGCGACCTGGACCACAAAGTGGAGATCCAACGCTCGGACGAGATCGGCGACCTGGCGCAGACCTTCAACGGCATGGTCGAGTACCTCCGTGAGATGGCGCAGCTCTCCGAAGACATTGCCGGAGGCGACCTGACGGTGGAGATCGAGCCGCGCTCGCCCAAAGACACTCTGGCCCATGCCTTCCGTTCCATGACCGAGGGCCTGCGCAAGCTGGCGCGTGACGTGCGCGATAACGCTTCGCAGGTTTCCAGCGGCGCCATGCAGGTGGCCCAGGCGTCGGAGGAGTCGGCCAAGGTGAGCCTGAGCGCCTCTTCGGCGATCGACGAAGTCTCCAGCACCATGCACGAAATGAGCATCAACGTGCAGAACATGGTGAAGAACACCCAGATGCAGGCGTCCAGCGTGAGCGAGACCTCGGCTTCCATCGATCAGATGGTGGCTTCCATCCAGCGCGTGGCCGACACCGCCCGCGTGCTGCTGGACATCTCGCAGCGCTCGCGCGAGGAAGTGCAGAACGGCATCACCACCATGGACAAGGCCACCGAAGGCCTGACCCGCATCAACGGCTCCATCCATGCCTCCGCGGAGATCATCGGCGTGCTCGGGAACCGGGCCGACGACATCGGCAAGATCATCGAGGTGATCGACGACCTGGCCGAGCAGACCAACCTGCTGGCCCTCAACGCCGCCATCGAAGCGGCGCGCGCGGGCGAGCACGGGCTGGGCTTCGCGGTGGTAGCCGACGAAGTGCGCAAGCTGGCGGAAAAGTCGGCGCAGTCCACCAAGGAGATCAGCGAGCTTATCCAGAGCATCCAGAAGGAGGCCCGCAAAGCGGTGGAGAACATGGAAAAGTCCACCGTGATCGTCAATGACGGGCTCACGCTGGGCACCGACCTGAACCAGGCCCTGAAGAAGATCTCCAGCGTCGTGACCGAGGTCTACAAGTTCGCGCAGGAGATCGGGGCGGCTACCAACGAGCAGTCCCACGGCTCCTCGCAGATCGCCAAGGCCACCACGCGCCTCAACGAAATCACGCACGAGATCAACTCCTCGGTGGAGGAGCAGGCCTCGGGCGCGCGCGGCGTGATGAAGGCCATGGAGAAGATGCGCGAGCTGGTCGGCCAGTCCACCTCGGGTTCGACGGAACTGGCAGCCTCAGCCGAACAGATGTCCCGGATGTCGCGCTCCCTGCTGGAAGTGATGGATCGCTTCTCCCTTGATGCCGAGCACAGCGGCAACGGCAATGGCCACGGCTCCAACGGCAACGGACGGAAGGCCATGGCGCGCAAGTCGCAAGAGGATTATGCGCGCACGGAGGCGTCGCGCTACGCGGCGTCGTCCCGCTCCTAGCGGAGAACGATCATGTCCAGGGAGATGCACATCGTCGGATTCCGGGTAGGGCGCGAGCTGTTCGGCGTGCCCATCCACCTGGTGCACGAGATCGTGCGCGTGCCCGAGATCACCTCGGTGCCGGACGCTCCCGGATGCGTGGAGGGAGTGATCAACCTGCGTGGCCGCATCGTTCCCGTGCTCGATTTGCGGAAACGCTTCGGTGAGCGGGAGATCCGGCCGCACAAGAAGAATCGCATCCTGGTGGCGGAACTCGACGGACGCATGGTCGGACTGGTCGTCGATGCCGCCAGCGAAGTGCTCAAGCTCCCGGAAACGGAGATCGAGCCCGCCCCCGGAGTTTTCCAGGAGGGCAAGCGCAGTTACGTCACCGGCGTGGGCAAGCTCGACAGCCGGCTGGTGATCCTGGTGGACCTGGCGCGGGTGCTGGAGCGCGGCGAACTGCGGCAACTGGCGGAGACCGCCGAGACGGCAGCCGCTTCGGCCGCTGCCCGCTGACGGGCGAGATCAGCGACACAACGAGATTCGGGTGATAGCGAGACCCTAATGGCAACTTCGACCCTGGCAGTCCAGCTCACTGAAGCCGAACTGAAACTGCTGCAGACCCTGATCTATCAGGAATGCGGCATGTACTTCGATGAGCGGCGCGTCCACTTCCTCCAGGACCGACTGCAGCGCCGTCTGAAGGCCACCCAACTCGACACCTTCTACAATTACTATCGCCTGCTTACCAGCCGCGAAGGCAAGCCTGAGCTGGGCGCGCTGCTGGAAAACCTCACGGTCAACGAGACCAGCTTCTTCCGCAACAAGCCGCAGCTCGATCTCTTCCACAAGACCATCCTGGAGGAGATGCTGAATCGCAAGCAGGAGCGCCGCGATTTCACGCTGCGCCTGTGGAGCGCGGGTTGCTCCACCGGCCAGGAGCCCTACACGCTGGCCATCCTGGTGGCCGACGCGCTGGCCTACTACTACCTGCGCAATCCCCTGCCCTTCGAGATGCCTACGCCCAAGCCGCTGATCCCGCCGCCGTGGAAAGTGGAGGTCCTGGCGTCGGACATCAGCTACAGCGTGCTGCGCGCCGGGCAGGAGGCCGTGTATCCCGAGCACCAGATGGATGCGGTGGACTACTCCTATCGCCTGCGCTACTTCGACAAGGTGGGCGACCGCTATGCGGTGAAGAAAACGGTAAAGGACCTGGTTCACTTCGACTTCCACAACCTGAAGACCGAGTTCCTGCCCCAGCGCAACGACTTCATCTTTTGCCGCAACGTCATGATCTATTTCGACGAGGCGGAACAGAAACGTCTGATCGACAAGTTCTACCGCTGCCTGAATCCCCACGGATACCTGTTCGTGGGACACGCCGAGAGCCTGTTCGGACTGACCGACAAGTTCCGCATGGTCCACCAGAACAACGGCACCTGCTACCACCGCATCGAGGTGAACGCGTGAGCATGTTCGACGAAGAACGGGCCGGCGAACTGCGCGAACTCTTCTTCGAGAGCGCCCTCGAATTGTTGCAGGCGCTCAACGAGCAGGGCCTCGAGCTGGAAAAACGCCCCGGCGACGCGGAAACGGTGCGGGCGGTGCGCCGTACGGTGCACACGCTCAAGGGCGATTCCGCCGCTTGCGGCTACCGGGAATTGAGCGAGCTTGCTCACCAACTGGAAGACGCGCTCACGCCGGAACTGGCGGCGCGCGCGGGACGCGGCCTCGCCGAAGTGGTCCTCGGCGCCGCCGACGTCTTTGAAGCCATGCTGCGTGCCTTCCGGGCCGGCCAGCCGGTGCCTTCCGGCGAGCCGGTGTGCGCCGCCGTGCGCGCGCTGATCGAAGGCAAGACGGATCCTTCCCCCCAGGCATCTTCCGCGCCTGCCTTCGCCTGGTCGGAATACGAACGGGTCGTGATGACCGATGCGGCTAGCCAAGGCGCCGCCGTCCACAACCTTTTGGTCACGCTGGACCCGCACTGCGCCCTGCGCGGCGCGGCCGTGCAGTTGATCCGCAACGTGCTGGACGAATTGGGCACGGTGCTGGCTCTGCGGCCCGAACAGGTTGCACTGGAAGCACAGGTAGCCGCGGTGGAGGCTGCGCTCGCCTCGGAGCGTTCCGCCGAAACTATCGCGCAAAAGTGCCGCATCCCGGCCGTAGTGTCCGGCGTGCGCATCGAGCGCTGGATGCCGGAAAGCGAACCTGAAGCGGCTGACGCCGACCTCTTCCCTGCTCCTGTCGCTGCGGACAAGTCGGCCGCAGAAACGGCGACGCCGGTGGAAAACTCCGCCCCACCTCGGACTCCCATCGCAGAGAACGTCCTGCGGGTGGACGCGGAGCGCATCGACCAGGTGCTCAACCTGGTGGGCGAGCTGATTATCGGCAAGTCCATGCTGCACCAGGTAGTGCAGGATTTCGAGCGCCGCTTCCCCAAGGACCCGATGCGTGCCCGCTTGGCGGACACGCTGGCTTTCCAGGCCCGGGTGCTGAACGACCTGCAGAAGGGCGTCATGAAAGTGCGCATGGTGCCGGCCGAGCAGCTCTTCCGCCGCTTCCCGCGCATCGTGCGCGACGTGGCCCATGCGCAAGGCAAGCAAGTCACGACGGTTGTCTCCGGGCAGGACACCGAGCTCGACAAGAGCATCCTGGATACTCTGGCCGAGCCGCTTGCGCACCTGGTGCGCAACGCGGTGGACCACGGCATTGGAACCGTGCAGGAACGAGTCGCAGCCGGCAAGCCCGCGGAGGGCACGGTGCGGCTCGACGCCTACCACCAGGGCAACCAGGTGGTCATCGAGGTGGCGGATGACGGGCGCGGCATCGACCGCAACAAAGTAGTGGCCAAGGCCATCGAGCGCGGCCTGATCACCGCCGAGGACGCCAGCCGCCTGGGCGATTCCGAGGCTCTGGCCTTGATCTTTCATCCCGGATTGAGCACGGCCGAGCACGTAACCGCGATTTCCGGACGCGGTGTGGGCATGGACGTGGTGAAGACCGTCGTGGACGGAATGAAGGGCACCATCAGCATCGAGAGCGAGCCTGGCCGTGGAACGCGCTTCTTCCTGCGCGTGCCGCTGACGCTGGCCATCATCAAAGCGCTGTTGTTCCGCGTGGAAGAGCGCATGTACGCCGTACCGTTGGCCTCGGTGGTAGAGATCACGCGCGCTCCCCAGTCCGAGATCCGGCGCGTGGGCGAGCACGAAGTCATCCGCCTGCGCAACGAAGTGCTGACCGTGGTCCGGCTCGATCGTTTGGCCGGACGCCCAGCCAGCGCCGCGTCCAAAGTCTTCGTCATCGTAGTGGCCCTGGGCGAACGCAGGTTCGGACTCATCGTGGATCGCCTGGTGGGCGAGGAAGAACTGGTCATCAAGGCCCTGGAAGACCGCCTGGTCTCGACCGAATTCGTAAGTGGCGCCTCCATTCTGGGAGATGGCACCGTCGTGCTCATTCTGAATCTGGCGGTGGTGGTGGAGCGCCTGAGCCGCGCCGTCGACGAGGAGGTGCTGGCATGAGCGACCCGGTCCGCGTGCTGGTGGTGGACGACTCCGCCCTGATGCGCAAGCTCATCCCTCAGATTCTGGAGCGCGACTCTTCCCTGCAGGTGGTAGGCACGGCCATGGATGGCGCCTTCGGGCTGAAAAAGATCGAAGAATTGCAGCCCCATGTGGTCACCCTCGACCTGGAAATGCCGCGCATGGACGGAATCGAGACGCTGCGCGAAGTCACGCGCCGCTGCCGGGTCCCGGTGATCGTGGTGAGCGCGCACACCACCCAGGGCGCCTCCGCCACCTTCAAGGCGCTGGCCCTGGGCGCTTTCGATTTCGTGGCCAAGCCCCGCGACGCGGCTCAGGCCCGCATGGAACAGATTGCCGCCGAACTCATCGGCAAGATCAAGGTAGCGGCACAGAACGGCGTGCCTAACCGTCCGCCCCAGGTGCCGGTGGAAGGGCGGCGGGTGAACAAGCCCGCGGTGCGTCTCCGCCGGCGGCCCACGCGCGTCATCGCCATCGGGATCTCCACCGGCGGGCCCAATGCGCTCCAGTACATGCTCTCGCAGCTTCCCGGCGATTTCCCCGGCAGCATCGTGGTCGTGCAGCATATGCCCGAAGGCTTCACGGAAATGTTTGCGCGGCGGCTGGACGAGTGCTGCGCCATCGACGTCAAGGAAGCCCAGTCCGGCGATCTGCTGCTGGCCGGCCGCGCTCTCATTTGCCCCGGCAACCGTCACATCCGCGTCCGCCAGATGCCGCTGGGCGACATGGTGGTGCTCTCGGATGAAGACAGGGTGAACGGCCACCGGCCGTCGGTGGACGTGCTGTTCCGCTCCGCGGCGCAGCAGTTCGGCGACCGCGCCGTGGCGCTGATCATGACCGGCATGGGCGAGGACGGCGCGGATGCCATGGGCGAAGTGCGCGCGCTGGGCGGCGTGACCATCGCCCAGAACGAAGAGTCCTGCGTGGTGTACGGCATGCCCCGCACCGCCGTCGAACGCGGCCACGTGCAGCGGGTAGTCCCGCTGGACGCGCTGGCCAACACACTGCAAGCGATGTGCGCCCCCGAGCGCGTGCACGCGGGAAAGGTTTTGCTCGGAACACACTGAGAGGTGCTCTATATGGAAAACTTTGCGGCTCTATTGCGCAGCAAGGACAACCAGCCGGTCCGCTACCTGATCGTGGACGACTCTGTCTTCGCGCGCCGCAACCTGGCACGCCTGGTCGAGTCGTTCGGGGGCCTGGTGGCGGGCGAGGCGGGCGACGGCTGTACCGCCATCACTGAGTACGAGCGTACCCGGCCCGACATCGTGCTCATGGACATCACCATGCCGCAAATGGAGGGCATCGAGGCCGCCGAGCGCATTGTGACCCGCTTCCCGGACGCCCGCATCGTCATGGTCTCTTCCGTCGGCTACCAGGAGAACATCGTGGCTGCCCTGCAGAAGGGCGCGCGCCACTTCGTGCAGAAGCCGGTGAAGCCGGAGGTGCTCTACGACGTGGTCCGTTACGTGATGGGCGAGGAAGGCGTCACCACCCAGTTCACGGCCGCGGAGGTGCGGGAATGAGGATGGAACTGATCCAGCCGTTCATTAACGCCGCCGACGCGGTGCTGGCCGAGACCCTGCAGTGCACCACGCAGATGGGCGGCGTCAGCATGGAAGAAGCGGCTTACCGCCGCCGCGGTGTCGCGGCCGTGGTCAACATCCAGGGCGACATCGAGGGCCGCATCATCCTCGACCTCGACCCCCAGACGGCCGTGAACGTGGCCAGTAAGCTCATGGGCGAACCCGTGGCCGGGTCCGAAATGATGATCCAGGAAACCGTGTTCGAACTGGCCAATCAGATCATCGGCAACGCGGTGACCATGCTCAATGACGGCGGCTTCCGCTTCAAGATTCACCCCCCGGAACCGCCTGCTGAACAGGGGCCCAGGAGCACGGAAGACACCGAAGCGCTGGTCATGTGCTTCGACACGCCCAGCGGCAGCATGTTCATGAACATCGCCATGCGCTACAACCGCCGCCGGAAGAGTGAGCGCGAAGCCGTGGTGGTGGGATAACGGAAGTCTGCAGCGTTGAGGCGGTCCGCTAGGGCGTAGCGATCACGAAGACCGGCGTCTGGCGTGCACAGGTCACGGTTGCGGTGTCGGTGCAGAGCGGGTCCGCTTTGGGCGCCGCGAACGTCTGTACCACGGTGTCATTCGACGTCTGGATGTCGCTGATGGTCTGCGACACCCGGTTGGCCACGAACACTTTGCTGCTGTCCGCCGCCGCGTCCAGCGACACCGGACCGGTCCCCACCGTCACGGTGCGGGCGACCGTGTTGCTGTTGGTGTTGATCACAGACACGTTGTTGCTGTCGCGGTTGGCCACATAGGCCCGAGTGCCATCCGGAAGCGCTGCGATCGAGACCGGGGCCAGACCTGCCGCGACGCCAGCCGGTAGATTCGCATCTAGCGCGACCGTGGTCACCGCCAAGAAGTTCGGGGAGTTGGCATCGGCGTTGATGATGCTCACGCTGTTGCTGCCGGTGTTGGCCACATAGACGCGCAGCAGGCGGGGATCGAAGCGCAAGAAGCTGGGAGCCGCACCCACTGCAAGTGTTGCCGTCACCGTGTCGCTGGCGGTGTCCACCACGCTAACGGTCGCATCCCCCTGGTTCAGAACGTAGAGCCGGGCCCCATTCGAACTCATCGCCCCGGCCACCGGCGTGTTGCCCACCGCAATCGTGCCCAGGATGGAGTTGTCGATGTTCGCAATTACCGTGACCGTACCGTTGCCATTGATGCAGTAGAGCTTGGAACCGCTGGGCGTTCCCGCCAGAGCCACCGGCGCGCTGCCTGCCGGCAGGGCCACCTCGGTGACGAGCACGTCGGTAGTCACGTCGATCACCCCTACTCGGTCCGTGCCCGCCTCCGCAACGTACATCCGGGTGTTGACGTTGCTGTGAACATACACCGGCGCCGAGCCGGCGGGCAGGCTGATGGTTCGCACCGCGCCGCCGGCGAGAAAGGTGACGTAGGAACTCACGCTGTCGCTGTCCTGGTTGGCCGTGTACGTGCGATTCCCCGTGGGAGGGAGAAGTGCGGCGTGAACCGGACCGGTGCCTACGTCACGCAGGAGGCCGGCGGTATCCCCGGCGACATCATAGTGACTCACACTGCCTACGGCCGCGCCGTTTTGATTAACTACCAGAGCCAGCCTTAGGTTGGCCGGGTCGCCACCGGGTCCCGAAATGGGCGTGACCACGGGGCGGAATGTCTCTCCGCATCCGGCCAGCAACTGGGTTAGCAGGACAAGCGCTACCGCCGCCAGGCCAGCCCTTCGATATGAGTTCATCCAGACTCCCGCTGCGACGGACAGCGAAAAAAGGCGTCATGACGACGCAAACCGGCTATTTTAATGGCTCAAGCAGTTTCCGTCCAACACGCCGCCATGCTCGGCCCTTCCTCGTCCGTTCGTTTGGTTTCAACCGCTCGCATTGCATGGGCGCGGGCCGCCCTCACGGGACTGCTGCTGGCGGCTTCGGTCCGGCTCATCCTGCAGGCGGGCGGCGGTACCGAGGTTGCTCAGCGTCTGCCCATGGCTTTGACGCTGACTGCCGCGCTGGCGGTTGCTGCCCGCGTGCTGCGGGTCGTGACCGGTGGTGGGGCGCTGGCGGGATGGTTCGCGGCGCTGCTGCTCTACCTGGGAGCAGGACCAGCCATGTTTGCGGGCCTGGTGGCATTGTTCCTTGTTACCGCGTTAGGGACTCGCTGGGGACGCTCGCG belongs to Terriglobales bacterium and includes:
- a CDS encoding PAS domain S-box protein, which encodes MPTLVDDQELRRAQVLAECAQILNSRLDISVALRALVGAVVDLSRARFAVLLVREGERLRPLASAAESQQLAQSIASGFEQHGWQGAEDLVARACDSGELVTGSISSSNGLEDLLPTGQAVAAPFRTPRSKGALLVFSRSRGTFDATQKSLISALANTSALALANAELSATVSAQSDELRQLVEMAAELGAARGPERNLAGFLVRAADVLGFARAFVALREGESCHVRWVAEEGKGREVHVELRPRLAQRVFATREPFWCDDVNQADGGLAASAPFPVRQYLLIPLAGSDGEIQGLFALIDRNDGGIITEEDVRRASGLAAPVAMALDSAANLRLSEQHRQRVESLMGLARELNSSLRLPDFIRSFTVRSAEMLGARAGALALAQGKILDVAFLHDPANSPDRSLQRRLGTVLTDLAASRSQTVLSGSASELLTPAVASSLGWTDLAVARLAGPKGELLGMLCLAERGRPLQPAERSLLEALAGHAAVAVESALMFSRMENSSKQWTEIFDAITDFIVVHDDHNRILRVNRTLADFIGVHPAELIGVTMRALISITAESGSGHACPFCRSSAEAGDEYIHPALERTYLISTSRLHGEHEEALQTIHILKDISDRREAERRYRELFDNIQEGLFFSTPEGRFIEVNDALVRMLGFASREELLQVDIPTQLFSSGEQRQRFSEAIERSGVLRNFEETLRRKDGSLIHTLQNAIAVRDPQGRVVQYRGVILDITELKTFQSQLQRERDFNRKILNNTQSMIMVVDTAGLISYANRRCFEAGAYKEHDLLGHRLEEFVAPPRRARLAEAFAATLGGQQVDNLELPFLRGDGGTSQFSVNLSPMRDDQGNPTSIVAVMTDVTDAALLQAKLRHTEKMAAVGQLVSGVAHEVNNPLTAILGFAELLADQPDVPDSARGDLRLIIQEAQRTKVIVQNLLSFARQMPPQRKSMQVNTILRRTLQLRSYDFTSHGVDVVEHIEESVPDIVGDSHQLQQVFLNILNNAYDAVRETGRRGHIEIETGCKDGFVEITFRDNGSGIAYPERIFDPFFTTKEVGKGTGLGLSICYGIVREHGGDISCANNTTQPGAWFRIRLPVAGTPEAAAAALRSEA
- a CDS encoding energy transducer TonB, translated to MNILKRAAAIGLIALAGAATLCAQPTEDSGRKVKTRVQPTYPAIARKMNVAGSVKVEVVVAPSGEIKSTKVIGGHPLLVNAAVDALKQWKYEAAGEETTTIVEFRFNPTNQ
- a CDS encoding methyl-accepting chemotaxis protein, translating into MSIGRKIYLGFGAVLGIVVLLLVVNIAAVQWEHSARASAARAVETMRLAESIQFQMMQNRLYLANYLQSGDTREAEYTQSGYARLNDLLKQAEEKANSDQQRSAFTRFRDAEREWLASFANPLIEKRKEVDAGNITVADLQVFYLQQDPGEWLRKSTEPLAEAGQAATKSLEESDKSSRTAATFTTVATIVGTLLALLCGLWIAYVTTRSIVQPLRQLIAAAREIGNSGDLDHKVEIQRSDEIGDLAQTFNGMVEYLREMAQLSEDIAGGDLTVEIEPRSPKDTLAHAFRSMTEGLRKLARDVRDNASQVSSGAMQVAQASEESAKVSLSASSAIDEVSSTMHEMSINVQNMVKNTQMQASSVSETSASIDQMVASIQRVADTARVLLDISQRSREEVQNGITTMDKATEGLTRINGSIHASAEIIGVLGNRADDIGKIIEVIDDLAEQTNLLALNAAIEAARAGEHGLGFAVVADEVRKLAEKSAQSTKEISELIQSIQKEARKAVENMEKSTVIVNDGLTLGTDLNQALKKISSVVTEVYKFAQEIGAATNEQSHGSSQIAKATTRLNEITHEINSSVEEQASGARGVMKAMEKMRELVGQSTSGSTELAASAEQMSRMSRSLLEVMDRFSLDAEHSGNGNGHGSNGNGRKAMARKSQEDYARTEASRYAASSRS
- a CDS encoding chemotaxis protein CheW; translation: MSREMHIVGFRVGRELFGVPIHLVHEIVRVPEITSVPDAPGCVEGVINLRGRIVPVLDLRKRFGEREIRPHKKNRILVAELDGRMVGLVVDAASEVLKLPETEIEPAPGVFQEGKRSYVTGVGKLDSRLVILVDLARVLERGELRQLAETAETAAASAAAR
- a CDS encoding CheR family methyltransferase, producing MATSTLAVQLTEAELKLLQTLIYQECGMYFDERRVHFLQDRLQRRLKATQLDTFYNYYRLLTSREGKPELGALLENLTVNETSFFRNKPQLDLFHKTILEEMLNRKQERRDFTLRLWSAGCSTGQEPYTLAILVADALAYYYLRNPLPFEMPTPKPLIPPPWKVEVLASDISYSVLRAGQEAVYPEHQMDAVDYSYRLRYFDKVGDRYAVKKTVKDLVHFDFHNLKTEFLPQRNDFIFCRNVMIYFDEAEQKRLIDKFYRCLNPHGYLFVGHAESLFGLTDKFRMVHQNNGTCYHRIEVNA
- a CDS encoding chemotaxis protein CheA yields the protein MFDEERAGELRELFFESALELLQALNEQGLELEKRPGDAETVRAVRRTVHTLKGDSAACGYRELSELAHQLEDALTPELAARAGRGLAEVVLGAADVFEAMLRAFRAGQPVPSGEPVCAAVRALIEGKTDPSPQASSAPAFAWSEYERVVMTDAASQGAAVHNLLVTLDPHCALRGAAVQLIRNVLDELGTVLALRPEQVALEAQVAAVEAALASERSAETIAQKCRIPAVVSGVRIERWMPESEPEAADADLFPAPVAADKSAAETATPVENSAPPRTPIAENVLRVDAERIDQVLNLVGELIIGKSMLHQVVQDFERRFPKDPMRARLADTLAFQARVLNDLQKGVMKVRMVPAEQLFRRFPRIVRDVAHAQGKQVTTVVSGQDTELDKSILDTLAEPLAHLVRNAVDHGIGTVQERVAAGKPAEGTVRLDAYHQGNQVVIEVADDGRGIDRNKVVAKAIERGLITAEDASRLGDSEALALIFHPGLSTAEHVTAISGRGVGMDVVKTVVDGMKGTISIESEPGRGTRFFLRVPLTLAIIKALLFRVEERMYAVPLASVVEITRAPQSEIRRVGEHEVIRLRNEVLTVVRLDRLAGRPASAASKVFVIVVALGERRFGLIVDRLVGEEELVIKALEDRLVSTEFVSGASILGDGTVVLILNLAVVVERLSRAVDEEVLA
- a CDS encoding chemotaxis response regulator protein-glutamate methylesterase; amino-acid sequence: MSDPVRVLVVDDSALMRKLIPQILERDSSLQVVGTAMDGAFGLKKIEELQPHVVTLDLEMPRMDGIETLREVTRRCRVPVIVVSAHTTQGASATFKALALGAFDFVAKPRDAAQARMEQIAAELIGKIKVAAQNGVPNRPPQVPVEGRRVNKPAVRLRRRPTRVIAIGISTGGPNALQYMLSQLPGDFPGSIVVVQHMPEGFTEMFARRLDECCAIDVKEAQSGDLLLAGRALICPGNRHIRVRQMPLGDMVVLSDEDRVNGHRPSVDVLFRSAAQQFGDRAVALIMTGMGEDGADAMGEVRALGGVTIAQNEESCVVYGMPRTAVERGHVQRVVPLDALANTLQAMCAPERVHAGKVLLGTH
- a CDS encoding response regulator encodes the protein MENFAALLRSKDNQPVRYLIVDDSVFARRNLARLVESFGGLVAGEAGDGCTAITEYERTRPDIVLMDITMPQMEGIEAAERIVTRFPDARIVMVSSVGYQENIVAALQKGARHFVQKPVKPEVLYDVVRYVMGEEGVTTQFTAAEVRE
- a CDS encoding chemotaxis protein CheX, translating into MRMELIQPFINAADAVLAETLQCTTQMGGVSMEEAAYRRRGVAAVVNIQGDIEGRIILDLDPQTAVNVASKLMGEPVAGSEMMIQETVFELANQIIGNAVTMLNDGGFRFKIHPPEPPAEQGPRSTEDTEALVMCFDTPSGSMFMNIAMRYNRRRKSEREAVVVG